One region of Arthrobacter sp. StoSoilB22 genomic DNA includes:
- a CDS encoding GAF and ANTAR domain-containing protein, producing the protein MDEMSVDFAVPDAVSAPDDTSVPEQLQDLVIDSEDVGGFLHELAVFSASAVSQAVGLDVLCGITLSRRHRTATVAGSNHEARLIDEVQQAYGDGPCLEAMRSRVTQHVADTSTEQRWSEYCSVIAERGHLSALCVPLELDEGATAALNFFAPQANAFDEATIRNCELYASQAERSLRLAVRIGVKQQHAEDLQDAMRTRTVIDLASGIIMGQNRCTQEEAFQILKKASSTRNQKLRDVAESLVKSVAREAPVAHFEA; encoded by the coding sequence ATGGACGAAATGAGCGTGGATTTTGCGGTGCCTGATGCTGTCTCTGCGCCCGACGATACTTCGGTGCCTGAGCAGCTGCAGGATCTGGTGATAGACAGCGAAGATGTGGGCGGGTTCCTGCATGAGCTCGCGGTCTTTTCGGCATCCGCGGTGTCACAGGCCGTGGGCTTGGACGTGCTCTGCGGCATCACCCTCAGCCGTCGCCATCGCACCGCCACAGTGGCGGGAAGCAACCACGAGGCCAGGCTGATCGATGAGGTTCAGCAGGCGTACGGTGATGGTCCGTGCTTGGAGGCCATGCGCAGCCGCGTAACGCAGCATGTTGCTGACACCTCCACGGAACAGAGGTGGTCCGAGTACTGCTCAGTCATTGCCGAGCGGGGACATCTGTCCGCTCTCTGCGTTCCCTTGGAACTGGATGAGGGTGCAACGGCGGCGCTTAACTTCTTCGCGCCGCAGGCCAACGCCTTCGATGAAGCAACCATCCGGAATTGCGAACTCTATGCAAGCCAGGCCGAGCGATCGCTGAGACTGGCCGTCCGGATTGGCGTCAAGCAGCAGCACGCTGAGGACCTCCAGGATGCCATGCGGACGCGAACGGTGATCGACTTGGCAAGTGGAATCATCATGGGCCAAAACCGCTGCACGCAGGAGGAAGCGTTCCAGATCCTGAAGAAAGCGTCCAGCACCCGCAACCAGAAGCTGCGGGACGTCGCGGAATCCCTCGTCAAGAGTGTGGCCAGGGAAGCTCCCGTGGCCCATTTCGAGGCCTAG
- a CDS encoding LacI family DNA-binding transcriptional regulator, protein MTIQDVAVLSGLSICTVSRALRNLPNVSEKAQRHVAEAASKLGYKASAAASRLAGGSTGSVAIVAPTATAWFFAQAVEAAEEVFGDSGYDTVLISLRNKASVRTQFFADLGNLAQRVDGLLLLNVDLAPHELEALEASGLAVASVGMRNVPWDNVGIDDEHAAWQATQHLLGLGHWDLAVLSSNEHPVVTETPRFRGFRRALDEHHLTVHPDLVVGTGPSIDDGRRAMTELMTRGGRPTAVFAHCDEAAFGALMALREHGLSAPKNVSVIGIDDHPMSWFLGLSTVAQPVADQGAFAANLLCERLLNTESPHQPSNHLLDTKLIERKTTRHKR, encoded by the coding sequence GTGACAATCCAGGACGTTGCCGTCTTGTCCGGATTGTCCATTTGCACGGTGTCGCGGGCTCTCAGGAATCTCCCCAATGTTTCTGAAAAAGCACAACGACACGTGGCGGAAGCCGCCAGCAAACTTGGCTACAAAGCCTCAGCCGCAGCGTCCAGGCTCGCCGGTGGAAGCACGGGATCGGTGGCAATCGTCGCCCCGACAGCCACGGCCTGGTTTTTCGCCCAGGCTGTGGAAGCCGCCGAGGAAGTCTTCGGAGACAGCGGGTACGACACCGTCCTGATCAGCCTGCGCAACAAAGCCAGCGTGCGGACGCAGTTCTTTGCGGATCTTGGAAACCTCGCGCAAAGAGTGGACGGACTGCTCCTGCTCAACGTTGACCTCGCGCCCCATGAACTGGAAGCGTTGGAGGCCTCCGGGCTCGCAGTTGCCAGCGTGGGCATGCGAAATGTTCCGTGGGACAATGTAGGTATCGATGACGAGCACGCAGCCTGGCAGGCTACCCAACACCTGCTGGGGCTGGGCCATTGGGACTTGGCCGTTCTTTCGAGCAATGAACACCCCGTTGTAACTGAGACGCCACGGTTCCGCGGCTTCAGGCGTGCGCTGGATGAACACCACCTCACCGTCCACCCGGACCTTGTGGTGGGAACCGGGCCAAGCATCGACGACGGCAGACGGGCCATGACTGAACTCATGACCCGTGGCGGGAGGCCCACTGCAGTGTTCGCTCACTGTGACGAGGCCGCGTTCGGTGCGCTGATGGCGCTGCGGGAACACGGCCTTTCCGCGCCCAAGAACGTGTCCGTGATCGGCATAGACGATCACCCCATGAGTTGGTTCCTTGGCCTGAGCACTGTGGCGCAACCCGTTGCCGACCAAGGCGCCTTCGCAGCAAACCTGCTGTGCGAACGCCTGCTGAATACTGAATCCCCCCATCAACCCTCCAACCACCTGCTCGATACCAAGCTCATCGAACGCAAGACCACGCGCCACAAGCGCTGA
- a CDS encoding HAD-IA family hydrolase, whose product MHMTDLRNAWTGASALLFDLDGVLTPTAVVHEQAWQELFDGYLASRGHPQGYQESDYFDHIDGKPRFDGVRDFLTSRGIALPEGPVNDHPDNETVQGLGNRKNAIFNEIVDSRGVEPYEGSVKFINAAVELGLKVAVVSSSRNAPAVLKAAGLDHHFEVVVDGMVAAGVGLPGKPDPATYVYGAGLLGVPVEECIVVEDAVSGVQAGAGANFYAVIGVDRGAGRQTLLDAGATLVVDDLNDLL is encoded by the coding sequence ATGCACATGACTGATCTTCGTAATGCTTGGACCGGCGCCTCGGCGCTGTTGTTCGACCTCGACGGCGTGCTGACGCCCACGGCCGTGGTGCACGAACAGGCCTGGCAGGAACTTTTCGATGGCTATCTGGCCAGTAGGGGCCACCCGCAGGGTTACCAGGAGAGCGACTACTTCGATCACATCGATGGCAAGCCCCGCTTTGATGGTGTCCGTGATTTCCTGACGTCCCGCGGGATTGCCCTCCCTGAAGGTCCGGTGAATGACCACCCGGACAACGAAACCGTGCAGGGTTTGGGCAACCGGAAGAATGCCATCTTCAACGAGATCGTGGATTCCCGCGGTGTTGAGCCGTACGAGGGTTCGGTCAAGTTCATCAATGCTGCGGTGGAGCTGGGGCTGAAGGTCGCGGTCGTCTCTTCCTCCCGGAACGCGCCTGCGGTTCTGAAGGCCGCCGGGCTTGACCACCACTTTGAGGTGGTGGTGGACGGTATGGTTGCCGCCGGCGTCGGACTGCCCGGTAAGCCGGACCCGGCCACCTACGTCTATGGGGCGGGTCTGCTGGGCGTGCCTGTGGAGGAATGCATCGTGGTGGAGGATGCAGTATCCGGCGTTCAGGCTGGCGCAGGTGCCAATTTTTATGCCGTGATCGGCGTGGACCGCGGAGCCGGCCGCCAGACCCTGCTGGACGCCGGCGCCACGCTGGTGGTCGACGACCTCAACGATCTTCTCTGA
- a CDS encoding dienelactone hydrolase family protein yields the protein MESVVWSKPGNQRKGTPLLVMMHGYGTSEQRMVNLFPNLPGEFTCAALRGPKVIGDDYGWFLLDYFLTNDFADVMASTNAVFNWINSVKDNHSSVSLLGYSQGMAMASTLLRLRPSAFKATVGLSGFVLDNDLLALSESFDVPPPFFWGRDKADPVINEDAIAHTEEWLNANVALTARTYPGMGHRIEPPELVDVSAFLKYYVLDGDK from the coding sequence ATGGAATCAGTGGTGTGGTCAAAGCCCGGGAACCAGCGCAAGGGCACGCCTCTGCTGGTGATGATGCACGGTTATGGGACCAGCGAGCAGCGGATGGTAAACCTCTTTCCGAACCTCCCCGGCGAGTTCACCTGCGCAGCGCTGCGAGGTCCCAAGGTCATCGGCGACGATTATGGCTGGTTCCTGCTTGACTATTTCCTCACCAACGACTTCGCGGATGTTATGGCGTCCACCAATGCGGTGTTCAACTGGATCAATTCGGTCAAGGACAATCACAGCAGCGTCAGCCTGCTGGGCTATTCGCAGGGCATGGCCATGGCCAGCACCCTCCTCCGCCTGCGGCCCAGCGCTTTTAAGGCCACCGTCGGCCTGTCCGGGTTCGTGCTGGACAACGATCTCCTGGCCTTGAGTGAGTCCTTCGATGTTCCGCCTCCGTTCTTCTGGGGGCGGGACAAGGCCGATCCCGTGATCAATGAGGATGCCATAGCCCACACCGAGGAGTGGCTGAACGCCAATGTAGCCCTGACGGCCCGCACCTACCCCGGGATGGGGCACAGGATCGAACCGCCGGAACTGGTGGATGTGAGCGCGTTCCTGAAGTACTACGTTCTGGACGGCGACAAGTAA
- a CDS encoding VOC family protein: protein MNISLKYAHVTVNDVDESLAFYRDALGFEVRNDVGSDGQRWVTLGSDAQPDLELVLSPPHAGRSQADGDAIQELLTKGVMPMLVFTTDDLDATFEKLRASGAEVLQEPIDQPWGPRDCAFRDPSGNMIRINQG from the coding sequence ATGAACATTTCATTGAAATACGCACACGTCACTGTCAACGATGTTGATGAGTCCCTTGCCTTCTACCGGGATGCCCTCGGTTTCGAGGTCCGGAACGACGTCGGCTCGGACGGTCAGCGCTGGGTCACGCTCGGCAGCGACGCCCAGCCTGATCTTGAACTGGTCCTTTCCCCGCCGCACGCCGGCCGCTCACAGGCGGACGGCGACGCCATCCAGGAGCTGCTTACCAAGGGCGTCATGCCCATGCTGGTTTTCACCACCGATGATCTTGACGCCACCTTCGAAAAGCTTCGTGCATCCGGCGCCGAAGTACTCCAGGAACCGATCGACCAGCCATGGGGTCCCCGCGACTGCGCTTTCCGTGACCCTTCCGGCAACATGATCCGCATCAACCAGGGCTGA
- a CDS encoding glycosyl hydrolase family 65 protein has translation MALISSDRLRFPCEPWKLVENIHVPGDEGTLETLFALGNGHLGIRGSHSTAGDGELPGTFINGFHEIWDIKHAENAYGFARTGQRIVYVPDANNFTVSIDGEALSLAESTVLDYHRSVDFSTGVYEESITWACRSGATVTTVERRAVGFDSRGCLGLELSLTADRDVSADITSGVVNRQDQPVEDHSVHDPRRSGRHAGRVLLPLHLQGADGSLRLAWETSESRQRVAMGVDHWISAEGQPFETLVAEDDSSVRYVLAIHDGDTFRLEKSVSYVVAGSSDAEDRGESLATEAEANLVPFADILAQSKAHYAEYWTTADVYIGGQPEMQQAVRWGLFQLAQATARAGVAGIPAKGVSGSGYEGHYFWDQEIYLLPYLTYTNPCGARKVLESRHAMLPDARVRAKELSVDGALFPWRTINGLEASAYYAAGTAQFHIAAAIAFAANRYEWASGDATFRGELGADLLIETARMWASLGFFGKDGLFHIHGVTGPDEYTAVVNDNLYTNVMARFNLRAAAALEDEGVSDTERLVWRQAAERMSLPYDPHLQLHSQDNDFMTLEPWDWNTPKSKYPLLLNFHPLVIYRHQVLKQADTVLAMFLQWQDFTAEEKQRAFDFYDPITTGDSTLSACVQGIMAAEVGYGDVALQHFTEALFIDLDNSHGNTIDGVHIASTGGIWSSLVCGFAGMRDQGEVLRFDPRLPVEWEGLSFRLKVQGRLLAVDLAQGSIALTLVSGEDYSQEPLRIDVRGDNVTVGADTVTVPLDTVPVPPPSIFPSVFPTAGLPIIR, from the coding sequence ATGGCACTCATCAGCTCCGACCGGCTTCGCTTCCCCTGCGAGCCCTGGAAGCTCGTGGAAAACATCCACGTCCCCGGTGACGAGGGAACGCTGGAAACGCTGTTTGCGCTTGGCAACGGCCACCTTGGCATCCGTGGCTCACATTCAACAGCGGGCGACGGCGAGCTTCCCGGAACGTTCATTAACGGTTTCCATGAGATCTGGGACATCAAGCACGCCGAGAACGCCTACGGTTTTGCCCGGACGGGCCAGAGGATCGTCTATGTGCCGGACGCCAACAATTTCACCGTATCCATTGATGGCGAGGCCTTGAGCCTGGCCGAATCCACGGTGTTGGACTACCACCGTAGTGTGGACTTTTCCACAGGCGTCTACGAGGAAAGCATCACCTGGGCCTGCCGTTCCGGCGCCACCGTCACCACGGTAGAGCGCCGCGCTGTGGGCTTCGATTCCCGCGGATGTCTTGGCCTGGAGCTGTCGCTGACAGCGGACCGGGACGTGTCTGCGGACATCACCTCCGGCGTCGTGAACCGCCAGGACCAGCCTGTGGAGGACCACTCGGTCCATGACCCGCGCCGCTCCGGCCGGCACGCGGGCCGGGTCCTGCTGCCGCTGCACCTCCAGGGTGCCGACGGCTCACTTCGCCTCGCCTGGGAGACGTCCGAGTCCCGCCAGCGTGTGGCCATGGGCGTGGATCACTGGATCTCCGCTGAAGGCCAGCCTTTTGAGACCTTGGTGGCTGAGGATGACTCCTCTGTCCGCTACGTTTTGGCCATCCACGACGGCGACACGTTCCGTTTGGAGAAGTCGGTCAGCTATGTGGTGGCCGGGTCTTCGGACGCCGAGGACCGCGGCGAAAGCCTCGCGACGGAAGCCGAAGCAAACCTCGTGCCTTTCGCCGACATCCTGGCCCAGAGCAAGGCCCACTATGCCGAGTACTGGACCACGGCCGACGTCTACATTGGGGGACAGCCGGAGATGCAACAGGCCGTGCGCTGGGGCTTGTTCCAGCTGGCGCAGGCCACTGCGCGTGCCGGTGTGGCTGGTATCCCTGCCAAGGGAGTGAGCGGTTCCGGGTACGAGGGCCACTATTTCTGGGACCAGGAAATCTACCTCCTGCCGTATCTGACCTACACCAACCCTTGTGGTGCCAGAAAGGTCCTGGAATCACGTCACGCCATGCTGCCCGACGCCCGGGTGCGGGCCAAGGAGCTCAGTGTGGACGGTGCGCTGTTCCCGTGGCGTACCATCAATGGCCTGGAAGCCAGCGCCTACTACGCAGCCGGAACGGCCCAGTTCCACATTGCTGCTGCCATCGCCTTTGCAGCCAACCGTTACGAGTGGGCCAGCGGAGATGCCACCTTCCGTGGGGAACTGGGCGCTGACCTGCTGATCGAGACGGCCCGCATGTGGGCTTCGCTGGGTTTCTTCGGCAAGGACGGACTGTTCCATATCCATGGCGTTACGGGTCCGGATGAGTACACGGCTGTGGTCAATGACAACCTGTACACCAACGTCATGGCGCGCTTTAACCTTCGGGCTGCAGCTGCGCTGGAAGACGAAGGCGTCAGCGATACCGAGCGTCTGGTGTGGCGGCAGGCGGCCGAGCGGATGTCGCTGCCCTACGATCCGCACCTGCAGTTGCACAGCCAGGACAACGACTTCATGACCCTGGAGCCGTGGGACTGGAACACGCCCAAGTCCAAGTACCCGCTGCTGCTGAATTTCCACCCGTTGGTGATCTACCGGCACCAGGTCCTCAAGCAGGCCGATACGGTGCTGGCGATGTTCCTGCAGTGGCAGGACTTCACGGCTGAGGAGAAGCAACGCGCCTTCGACTTCTACGATCCCATCACAACCGGCGACTCCACCCTGTCCGCTTGTGTGCAGGGCATCATGGCGGCCGAGGTGGGCTACGGTGACGTCGCGTTGCAGCACTTCACCGAGGCACTGTTCATTGATCTGGACAACTCGCACGGCAACACCATCGACGGCGTCCACATCGCCTCCACGGGCGGTATTTGGAGCTCCTTGGTATGCGGCTTCGCTGGTATGCGGGACCAGGGCGAAGTTTTGCGCTTCGATCCCCGCCTGCCTGTGGAGTGGGAAGGCCTGTCCTTCCGGCTTAAGGTGCAGGGACGTTTGTTGGCCGTGGATCTCGCACAGGGTTCCATCGCCCTGACACTTGTATCCGGGGAGGACTACAGCCAGGAGCCACTGCGCATTGACGTGCGGGGG
- a CDS encoding glutamate--cysteine ligase gives MRTFGVEEELLIADPEDGLPLALASGLLAVAAPSHAEWDAGGGPSLKSEFKQEQIEVNSLPCRTAQELRAQIRSGRALADSAARAVGARVAALATPPVFHATPTTGNQRYATMGKEFGLISREQLTCGFHIHVSIESPDEGVAVLDRMRHWLPVLLALSANSPYWMGADTGFASYRTQIWNRWPTAGPMDVFGSAAGYRAVLAELLGTGVPLDEGMIYFDARLSRGHPTVELRIADVCLYAEDALTIALLARALVETSAGEWRKGGPPSSTLTPVIRMANWKASRFGVNNQLLHLLEQAPYAAADVAGALLRHIRGALTASGDLALARTGVANILRRGTGERLQRQAYGQRRRLSDVVSAAIASTHNYGERSDAGLLSR, from the coding sequence ATGCGTACCTTTGGCGTCGAAGAAGAATTGCTGATCGCAGATCCTGAGGACGGGTTGCCCTTGGCTCTGGCCTCCGGACTCCTGGCTGTGGCCGCCCCCTCCCACGCGGAATGGGATGCCGGCGGTGGGCCGTCGCTGAAGTCCGAGTTCAAGCAGGAACAGATTGAGGTTAACTCGCTCCCGTGCCGGACCGCCCAGGAGTTGCGGGCTCAAATCCGTTCAGGGCGGGCGTTGGCCGACTCTGCAGCCCGGGCGGTGGGAGCACGCGTTGCTGCGCTGGCCACGCCTCCGGTGTTTCACGCGACCCCCACCACCGGAAACCAGCGCTACGCCACCATGGGCAAGGAATTCGGCCTGATTTCCCGCGAGCAACTCACCTGCGGCTTCCACATCCACGTGTCCATCGAGTCGCCGGACGAGGGCGTAGCCGTGCTGGACCGGATGCGGCACTGGCTGCCGGTCCTCCTGGCCCTCAGCGCGAATTCACCCTACTGGATGGGTGCTGACACGGGGTTCGCCAGTTACCGCACGCAGATCTGGAACAGGTGGCCCACCGCAGGTCCCATGGATGTTTTCGGCTCAGCTGCCGGATACCGGGCGGTACTTGCGGAACTGCTGGGCACAGGAGTTCCGCTGGACGAGGGAATGATCTATTTCGACGCGCGCCTGTCCAGAGGGCACCCCACCGTGGAACTCCGGATCGCCGATGTCTGCCTCTACGCCGAGGATGCGCTCACTATCGCGCTCCTCGCCCGTGCCTTGGTGGAAACGTCGGCGGGCGAATGGCGCAAGGGCGGACCGCCGTCGAGCACTTTGACTCCGGTGATCCGCATGGCCAACTGGAAAGCCAGCCGTTTTGGCGTCAACAACCAGCTGCTGCATCTGCTGGAGCAGGCCCCTTATGCTGCCGCGGACGTGGCGGGTGCCCTGCTTCGGCACATCCGTGGCGCCCTGACGGCATCCGGGGACCTGGCGCTCGCGCGGACAGGGGTGGCGAACATCCTCCGGCGAGGGACCGGCGAACGGCTGCAGCGACAGGCCTACGGCCAGCGGCGGCGACTGTCCGACGTCGTCTCCGCCGCCATTGCCTCCACCCACAATTACGGTGAGCGATCCGACGCCGGCCTCTTAAGTCGCTAA
- a CDS encoding helix-turn-helix transcriptional regulator, giving the protein MTPQELANLAHLRRARDFIDREYARPLDVPTMAAGALMSPAHFSRQFKAAYGESPYNYLMTRRIERAMALLRAGTSVTDACMEVGCTSLGSFSTRFTEIVGMNPSEYRAREHHAVKAMPSCIAKQHTRPERSGSKNMSRIEEAPAS; this is encoded by the coding sequence ATGACTCCGCAGGAACTGGCCAACCTGGCCCATCTGCGGCGCGCCCGCGACTTCATTGACCGCGAATACGCGCGTCCCCTGGACGTGCCCACCATGGCCGCCGGCGCCCTGATGTCCCCCGCGCATTTCTCACGCCAGTTCAAGGCCGCCTACGGAGAATCGCCGTACAACTACCTCATGACCAGACGGATCGAACGGGCTATGGCCCTGCTCCGGGCGGGAACTTCGGTCACCGACGCCTGCATGGAAGTCGGTTGTACATCGCTGGGCTCCTTCAGCACGCGCTTCACGGAGATCGTCGGCATGAACCCCAGTGAATACCGTGCCCGTGAGCACCATGCCGTCAAGGCCATGCCCAGCTGTATTGCCAAGCAGCACACGCGTCCTGAAAGAAGCGGCAGCAAGAACATGAGCAGGATTGAAGAAGCGCCCGCATCGTAG